The following coding sequences lie in one Arachis stenosperma cultivar V10309 chromosome 5, arast.V10309.gnm1.PFL2, whole genome shotgun sequence genomic window:
- the LOC130982517 gene encoding uncharacterized protein LOC130982517 produces MGNCSSADSAEVVATAKLVLQDGTLQEFSYPVKVSYLLGENPTCFICNSDQMDFDDVVTAVDEDEVLQPGQLYFVLPLNRLRQPLQPAEMAALAVKASSALMKSAAATSDKYGYRRKQIVITAQPDYKSLRSVSAAASGGAAVSSRRSRRASSRSGGKEKFAALLTSIPE; encoded by the coding sequence aTGGGAAACTGTAGCTCAGCCGATTCGGCGGAGGTTGTTGCAACGGCCAAGCTCGTTCTCCAAGACGGGACGTTACAGGAATTCTCGTACCCTGTGAAGGTTTCGTACCTCTTGGGAGAGAACCCTACCTGCTTTATATGCAACTCCGATCAGATGGACTTTGACGACGTCGTTACCGCAGTTGACGAAGACGAAGTGTTGCAACCGGGACAACTCTATTTCGTTCTTCCTTTAAACCGCTTGAGGCAACCCTTGCAGCCTGCAGAGATGGCCGCATTGGCCGTTAAGGCCAGCTCCGCTCTCATGAAGAGCGCCGCTGCCACCTCCGACAAATACGGATATCGCCGCAAACAGATTGTCATAACCGCCCAACCGGATTATAAGTCTTTACGGAGTGTTTCTGCCGCAGCCAGTGGCGGAGCCGCCGTTTCTTCACGTAGGTCCAGGAGAGCCAGCAGTAGAAGTGGTGGAAAGGAGAAGTTCGCGGCGTTGTTGACTTCTATACCGGAGTAG
- the LOC130982225 gene encoding CASP-like protein ARALYDRAFT_485429, whose protein sequence is MMEEVAGAFGSSASFALRLGQTVFSSASLLFMCFGVDFYSYTAFCYLVTVMGLVIPWSVTLLVVDAYSVFIKDLQIQQRIVMIIFLGDMVLSYLSLAAACSTASVADLLLEAGGSLCPARLCGRYQMSAAMAFLSWFLSSASCLFNFWLFSSL, encoded by the exons ATGATGGAGGAAGTGGCAGGGGCGTTTGGCAGCAGCGCCAGCTTCGCCCTCCGCTTGGGGCAGACCGTCTTCTCCTCCGCCTCCCTTCTATTCATGTGCTTTGGCGTCGATTTCTACTCATACACCGCTTTCTG CTATTTGGTGACAGTCATGGGTTTGGTAATTCCATGGAGCGTAACATTGTTAGTAGTAGATGCTTACTCCGTCTTCATAAAAGACCTACAAATTCAGCAAAGGATTGTAATGATAATCTTTCTGGGAGACATG GTTTTATCGTATCTCTCGCTGGCTGCAGCATGCTCTACAGCGAGTGTCGCGGATCTTCTGCTTGAAGCTGGTGGATCCCTTTGCCCTGCAAGACTATGTGGTAGATATCAAATGTCTGCTGCTATGGCCTTTTTGTCTTGGTTTCTTTCATCAGCTTCCTGTCTTTTCAATTTTTGGCTCTTCTCTTCTCTGTAA
- the LOC130983055 gene encoding pentatricopeptide repeat-containing protein At2g22410, mitochondrial-like codes for MSAALKHATVGSRLFCVHSAQTIWHNFKSPTHQTLHHLLERCSSMRELKLLHAQTILHGLSGQVLTIGKLVSFCTSPELGDLRYAQLLFDQSPQPNKFMYNHLIKGYSNSDDPIRSLLLYRQMVNAGISPNEFTIPFVVKTCACKSLYWEAVILHAHAIKLGMGSHACVQNAFLSAYVACRLINSARKVFDDISDRTLVSWNSIIGGYAKLGFCKEAILLFREMQKLDVVPDVITLVCLLSVSSKHGNLELGRFMHLYIIATGIAIDSIVTNAVIDMYAKCGHLQYAECVFDQMLDKNVVSWTCMVNAYANYGLVGYALEMFNRMPVKNVVSWNSIICCHVQEGKYMEAVELFHTMCSSGVMPDETTLVSILSSCSHMGDLELGKQAHNYIGNNNITLSVTLCNALIDMYAKCGALQIAMDIFFGMPKKNVVSWNVAIGALALHGFGEEAIDMFEKMQGSGLFPDEITFTGLLSACSHTGLLDKGRYYFDIMSSKFGISPGVTHYACMVNLLGRGGLLGEAMALIKGMPMKPDVVVWGALLGACRTHGNLEIGKQIMKQLLELGRYNSGLYVLLSNMYSESQRWDDMRKIRKIMDESGVKKCWAISSIEINGFC; via the coding sequence atgtCAGCCGCTCTGAAACACGCGACCGTTGGTTCCCGCCTGTTTTGCGTTCACTCAGCACAAACCATTTGGCATAATTTCAAGTCACCCACTCACCAAACCCTTCACCATCTCTTAGAGCGATGTTCCTCCATGAGAGAGCTCAAGCTCCTCCATGCCCAGACTATCCTCCATGGCCTATCTGGTCAAGTTCTCACAATTGGCAAGCTTGTCTCTTTCTGCACTTCTCCCGAACTGGGGGATCTCCGTTATGCACAGCTTCTGTTCGACCAAAGTCCCCAACCTAATAAGTTCATGTACAATCATCTCATAAAGGGTTATTCAAATAGCGATGACCCAATAAGGTCTTTGTTACTTTACCGCCAAATGGTAAATGCTGGGATTTCCCCTAATGAGTTTACCATCCCCTTTGTTGTCAAAACTTGTGCTTGCAAATCCTTATATTGGGAAGCTGTTATTCTTCATGCTCACGCTATTAAGCTTGGGATGGGGTCTCACGCTTGTGTGCAGAACGCTTTCTTGAGTGCCTATGTTGCTTGTCGCCTTATAAATAGTGCACGGAAAGTGTTTGATGATATTTCTGATAGAACCCTGGTCTCATGGAATTCGATCATTGGTGGGTATGCTAAGCTGGGGTTTTGCAAAGAAGCCATCTTGTTGTTTCGAGAGATGCAAAAGTTGGATGTGGTGCCTGATGTGATCACCCTGGTTTGCTTGCTCTCTGTTTCCTCCAAGCATGGTAATTTGGAGTTGGGAAGATTCATGCATCTTTACATAATCGCTACCGGAATTGCAATTGATTCAATTGTGACGAATGCCGTCATTGATATGTATGCCAAGTGCGGGCATTTGCAATATGCCGAATGTGTTTTCGATCAAATGCTTGATAAGAATGTCGTTTCGTGGACTTGTATGGTTAATGCATATGCTAACTATGGGCTTGTTGGTTATGCTCTGGAGATGTTTAATAGGATGCCAGTGAAAAATGTGGTTTCTTGGAATTCAATAATTTGCTGTCATGTTCAAGAAGGGAAATACATGGAAGCCGTGGAACTTTTCCACACAATGTGTAGTTCAGGTGTGATGCCAGATGAAACCACTCTTGTTAGCATTCTTTCATCCTGCAGTCACATGGGTGACTTGGAATTGGGGAAACAAGCTCACAATTACATCGGTAACAATAATATTACACTAAGTGTGACCCTTTGTAACGCCCTAATTGACATGTATGCTAAATGTGGTGCCCTTCAGATTGCCATGGACATCTTCTTTGGGATGCCAAAGAAGAATGTGGTGTCATGGAATGTTGCTATTGGGGCACTTGCTCTGCATGGTTTTGGAGAAGAAGCTATTGACATGTTCGAGAAGATGCAAGGAAGCGGGCTATTTCCTGATGAGATTACCTTCACAGGGCTACTTTCTGCTTGTAGTCACACTGGTCTTTTGGACAAGGGGAGATATTACTTTGACATAATGAGTTCCAAGTTCGGGATTTCTCCTGGTGTTACACATTATGCATGCATGGTCAATCTTTTAGGGCGTGGCGGGCTCTTGGGAGAAGCAATGGCCCTAATCAAAGGGATGCCCATGAAACCTGATGTGGTGGTTTGGGGTGCTTTGCTTGGTGCTTGTAGAACCCATGGAAATCTAGAGATTGGTAAGCAAATCATGAAGCAATTGTTGGAGTTGGGAAGATATAATTCTGGGCTTTATGTGCTTCTCTCAAACATGTATTCAGAATCTCAAAGATGGGACGACATGAGAAAGATCAGGAAAATAATGGATGAAAGTGGGGTAAAAAAGTGTTGGGCAATAAGTTCCATTGAAATCAATGGCTTTTGCTAA